In a genomic window of Thermoanaerobaculales bacterium:
- a CDS encoding META domain-containing protein — MQANKKAASGHARRLAMIVIAAAVTMVGGCSPVPTAGSVRGTASSRERIELPASFEGDLPCADCEGIRHHLDLFEDGSFFYRLTYLGRDGVFDDIGTYSVEADGTTLTLHGGREAPVVFRVVDGRTLRTLDLEGREIESSLNYELRCTADFSPIEPRLSMRGIYRYMADAAVFEECLTGRSFPVATEADNVALERAYLDAQHDPGAPLLVSLDGRIAPRPAMEGDEKVLSLVPERFIGVWPGETCGARMTTAELTGTLWKLTRLGETAVVVARPERRPNLTLGADGRVTGFDGCNRLAGSYQAGGRSIAFGQLASTKMACLDGMELEAAFATALADARSYRILGQRLDLLDADGELVARFEVKDGQ; from the coding sequence ATGCAGGCGAACAAGAAAGCCGCGAGTGGTCATGCGCGGCGCCTGGCGATGATCGTCATTGCTGCCGCCGTGACCATGGTCGGAGGATGCTCCCCGGTTCCGACCGCCGGCTCGGTGCGCGGCACCGCGTCCTCTCGCGAGCGCATCGAACTGCCGGCGAGCTTCGAGGGCGACCTGCCGTGCGCCGACTGCGAGGGCATCCGCCACCACCTCGACCTGTTCGAGGACGGCTCCTTCTTCTACCGCCTGACCTATCTCGGCAGGGACGGCGTCTTCGACGACATCGGGACCTACAGCGTCGAGGCCGACGGGACGACCCTGACGCTGCACGGCGGCCGCGAGGCGCCGGTGGTGTTCCGCGTGGTCGACGGCCGCACCCTGCGCACGCTCGACCTCGAGGGTCGCGAGATCGAGTCGTCGCTCAACTACGAGCTGCGGTGCACGGCGGACTTCTCGCCCATCGAGCCGCGCCTTTCAATGCGCGGCATCTACCGCTACATGGCGGACGCTGCCGTGTTCGAGGAGTGCCTCACCGGCCGCAGCTTCCCGGTCGCCACGGAGGCCGACAACGTGGCGCTCGAGCGCGCCTACCTCGACGCCCAGCACGATCCGGGCGCGCCCCTCCTGGTCTCGCTCGACGGCCGGATCGCGCCGCGGCCGGCGATGGAGGGCGACGAGAAGGTGCTGTCGCTGGTGCCGGAGCGCTTCATCGGCGTCTGGCCCGGCGAGACCTGCGGCGCCCGGATGACGACAGCTGAGCTCACCGGCACCCTGTGGAAGCTGACCCGGCTCGGGGAAACCGCGGTGGTCGTGGCCCGGCCGGAGCGGCGGCCCAACCTCACCCTGGGCGCCGACGGCCGCGTCACAGGCTTTGACGGCTGCAACCGGTTGGCCGGCAGCTACCAGGCGGGCGGGCGGTCGATCGCGTTCGGCCAGCTCGCGTCGACGAAAATGGCCTGCCTCGACGGCATGGAGCTCGAGGCGGCCTTCGCGACGGCGCTCGCGGACGCCCGCAGCTACCGCATCCTCGGCCAGCGTCTCGACCTTCTCGACGCGGACGGCGAGCTCGTCGCGCGCTTCGAGGTCAAGGACGGGCAATGA
- a CDS encoding DUF2959 family protein, with amino-acid sequence MATRNAKWTEVLVGVAVGMVTVASLGCSTAYYSAWEMLGQEKRDLLRSNVSAVREEQDEAADQFESALDRLRELTAVDAGELEDVYDDLSADYEDAQGRADGVEERIEKIDSIANDLFAEWEGEIGEISNADMRTKSRRKLDETRRNYARLESSLRKSEASMEPVLTQLKDNVLFLKHNLNAAAIGGLTAEVADIEADIDSLIADMRASIAEADRFLQTLPE; translated from the coding sequence ATGGCGACGCGCAATGCGAAATGGACGGAGGTTCTGGTCGGAGTTGCTGTCGGGATGGTGACAGTGGCGTCGCTCGGATGCTCGACCGCGTACTACTCGGCGTGGGAGATGCTCGGCCAGGAGAAGCGCGACCTGCTGCGCAGCAACGTCTCGGCGGTGCGGGAGGAGCAGGACGAGGCAGCCGATCAGTTCGAGAGCGCGCTCGACCGGCTGCGCGAGCTCACCGCAGTCGACGCCGGCGAGCTCGAGGACGTCTACGACGACCTCAGCGCCGACTACGAGGACGCCCAGGGCAGGGCCGACGGCGTGGAGGAGCGGATCGAGAAGATCGACTCCATCGCCAACGACCTGTTCGCGGAGTGGGAGGGCGAGATCGGCGAGATCTCAAACGCCGACATGCGGACCAAGAGCCGGCGCAAGCTCGACGAGACCAGGCGCAATTACGCCAGGCTCGAGTCGTCGCTGCGCAAGTCCGAGGCGAGCATGGAGCCGGTGCTCACGCAGCTCAAGGACAACGTCCTCTTTCTCAAGCACAACCTCAACGCCGCCGCGATCGGCGGCCTGACCGCCGAGGTCGCCGACATCGAGGCCGACATCGACTCCCTGATCGCGGACATGCGGGCCTCGATCGCCGAGGCTGACCGTTTCCTGCAGACGCTGCCGGAATAG
- the mscL gene encoding large conductance mechanosensitive channel protein MscL, producing MLKEFREFALKGNVLDMAVGIIIGGAFGTIIQSLVKDVLMPPIGLLLGGIDFSNIFLTLKQGSPAGPYANLAAAQGAGAVSINVGLFINAVISFLIVAWAVFMLVKAFNAAKKKEAAAPAAPPEPPRQEILLAEIRDLLKAK from the coding sequence ATGCTGAAGGAGTTCAGGGAGTTCGCGTTGAAGGGGAACGTGCTGGACATGGCCGTCGGCATCATCATCGGCGGCGCGTTCGGCACCATCATCCAGAGCCTGGTCAAGGACGTGCTGATGCCGCCGATCGGCCTGCTGCTCGGCGGCATCGATTTCTCGAACATCTTCCTCACCCTCAAGCAGGGGAGCCCGGCTGGCCCGTACGCGAACCTGGCGGCCGCGCAGGGCGCGGGCGCGGTGTCGATCAACGTCGGCCTGTTCATCAACGCCGTGATCAGCTTCCTGATCGTGGCCTGGGCAGTGTTCATGCTGGTCAAGGCCTTCAACGCCGCCAAGAAGAAGGAAGCGGCGGCGCCGGCGGCGCCTCCCGAGCCGCCTCGGCAGGAGATCCTGCTCGCCGAGATCCGCGACCTGCTCAAGGCGAAGTAG
- a CDS encoding GlsB/YeaQ/YmgE family stress response membrane protein, with the protein MNILITIIIGGIIGWLASIIMKTNAQMGILANVIVGIIGAFLGFWIAGLLGVAPTDNVVRWIVALVGAIILIFILKLLKIFK; encoded by the coding sequence ATGAACATCCTCATCACCATCATCATCGGCGGCATCATCGGCTGGCTCGCCAGCATCATCATGAAGACGAACGCCCAGATGGGGATCCTGGCGAACGTCATCGTCGGGATCATCGGTGCGTTTCTCGGCTTCTGGATCGCCGGCCTGCTCGGCGTCGCGCCGACCGACAACGTCGTGCGCTGGATCGTCGCCCTGGTCGGCGCCATCATTCTGATCTTCATCCTCAAGCTGCTGAAGATCTTCAAGTAG
- a CDS encoding HAD family hydrolase has product MKAALAFLPLFVAMHVHGADPLASWRDTAPKAAIIGFVEHVTSPGSPGFVPPAERIAVFDNDGTLWAEQPMYVQLAFALDHVKALAAQHPEWTTTQPFKAVLEDDLKTVLAGGEHALLELVMASHAGVTTEEFEKTVRQWIGTAKHPTTGRAYTDMVYQPMLELLAYLRANGFKTYIVSGGGIEFMRPWTEQVYGIPPEQVIGSSIKTKLELRDGKPTLVRQPKIDFIDDGAGKPVGINAHIGRRPIAAFGNSDGDLQMLEWTAAGPGPSFCLYVHHTDADREWAYDRASSVGRLDKGLDEASARRWTVVDMKRDWSRVYPTVARQRSESP; this is encoded by the coding sequence GTGAAAGCCGCCCTTGCGTTCCTGCCTCTGTTTGTCGCGATGCACGTCCACGGCGCCGACCCGCTGGCCTCGTGGCGCGACACCGCGCCCAAGGCGGCGATCATCGGGTTCGTGGAACACGTCACGTCGCCCGGTTCGCCGGGCTTCGTGCCTCCGGCCGAGCGAATCGCGGTGTTCGACAACGACGGCACACTCTGGGCCGAGCAGCCGATGTACGTCCAGCTCGCCTTCGCGCTCGACCACGTCAAGGCGCTGGCCGCTCAACACCCCGAGTGGACGACGACACAGCCGTTCAAGGCAGTGCTCGAAGACGATCTCAAGACGGTGCTGGCCGGCGGCGAGCACGCACTGCTCGAGCTGGTCATGGCCTCGCACGCCGGCGTCACGACCGAGGAGTTCGAGAAGACCGTACGGCAGTGGATCGGCACGGCGAAGCACCCCACGACCGGCCGGGCGTACACGGACATGGTCTACCAGCCGATGCTCGAACTGCTCGCCTACCTGCGGGCGAATGGCTTCAAGACGTACATCGTCTCCGGCGGCGGGATCGAGTTCATGCGCCCATGGACCGAGCAGGTCTACGGCATCCCGCCGGAACAGGTCATCGGCAGCAGCATCAAGACGAAGCTCGAGCTGCGCGACGGCAAGCCGACGCTCGTGCGCCAGCCCAAGATCGACTTCATCGACGATGGGGCCGGCAAGCCGGTGGGTATCAATGCGCACATCGGCCGGCGGCCCATCGCGGCGTTCGGGAACTCCGACGGTGACCTGCAGATGCTCGAGTGGACCGCCGCCGGTCCGGGCCCGAGCTTCTGCCTTTACGTCCACCACACCGACGCCGATCGCGAGTGGGCCTATGACCGCGCCTCGAGCGTCGGCCGGCTCGACAAGGGGCTCGA
- a CDS encoding arylsulfatase: MAKGAVVRTVAVVAVALAVGLVAGTAAAQQKPNIVVIWGDDIGGFNISAYNQGMMGYRTPSIDSIAQQGALFTDWYGQQSCTAGRAAFVTGQSPIRTGLTKVGLPGAPEGMRKEDPTIATLLKAQGYTTGQFGKNHLGDRDEMLPTNHGFDEFFGNLYHLNAEEEPENPDYPKSPEFRQKFGPRGVIHSFADGRIEDTGPLTRKRMETIDEEVTAKALDFMERAANADKPFFLWWNSTRMHIFTHLKAESDGKTGLGVYADGMVEHDGHVGQVLAKLKELGLDDNTIVMYSTDNGAETFTWPDGGTTMFRGEKNTQWEGGYRVPCMIRWPGVIKPGTLINDIGAHEDMLTTLLAAAGDTTVKEDLLKGRSIGGMTYKVHLDGYDLGPALRGEAAWPRKEFIYWTDDGQVAALRHENWKITFLKQEAEGLKVWQEPFTELRAPLVTNLRMDPFERAEEEHAMGYQRWYMEHMFAIAPAGAYVGAWLQSFREFPPRQKPGSFTLERAMETVMSNTAN, encoded by the coding sequence ATGGCAAAAGGTGCAGTTGTCAGGACAGTTGCTGTCGTCGCGGTCGCGCTCGCGGTGGGGTTGGTCGCCGGCACAGCAGCGGCCCAGCAGAAACCCAACATCGTCGTCATCTGGGGTGACGACATCGGCGGCTTCAACATCAGCGCCTACAACCAGGGCATGATGGGCTACCGGACGCCGAGCATCGACAGCATCGCGCAGCAGGGCGCGCTCTTCACCGACTGGTACGGGCAGCAGAGCTGCACCGCCGGCCGCGCCGCGTTCGTCACCGGGCAGTCGCCGATCCGCACCGGCCTCACCAAGGTCGGCCTGCCGGGCGCGCCCGAGGGGATGCGGAAGGAAGATCCGACCATCGCCACCCTGCTCAAGGCGCAGGGCTACACGACCGGGCAGTTCGGCAAGAACCACCTCGGCGACCGCGACGAGATGCTGCCGACGAACCACGGCTTCGACGAGTTCTTCGGCAACCTTTACCACCTCAACGCCGAGGAGGAGCCGGAGAACCCGGATTACCCGAAGAGCCCGGAGTTCCGGCAGAAGTTCGGCCCGCGCGGCGTCATCCACAGCTTCGCTGACGGACGCATCGAGGACACCGGGCCGCTGACCAGGAAGCGCATGGAGACGATCGACGAGGAGGTCACGGCGAAGGCGCTCGATTTCATGGAGCGCGCCGCGAACGCGGACAAGCCCTTCTTCCTGTGGTGGAACTCGACGCGGATGCACATCTTCACGCACTTGAAGGCGGAGTCGGACGGCAAGACCGGCCTCGGTGTTTACGCCGACGGCATGGTCGAGCACGACGGTCACGTCGGCCAGGTGCTGGCCAAGCTCAAGGAGCTCGGCCTCGACGACAACACCATCGTCATGTACTCGACCGACAACGGCGCCGAGACCTTCACCTGGCCGGACGGCGGCACCACGATGTTCCGCGGCGAGAAGAACACGCAGTGGGAGGGTGGCTACCGCGTGCCCTGCATGATCCGCTGGCCCGGCGTGATCAAGCCCGGCACGCTGATCAACGACATCGGAGCGCACGAGGACATGCTGACAACGCTGCTCGCCGCGGCGGGCGACACCACCGTCAAGGAGGACCTGCTGAAGGGCCGTTCGATCGGCGGCATGACCTACAAGGTCCACCTCGACGGCTACGACCTCGGCCCGGCCCTGCGCGGCGAGGCGGCGTGGCCGCGCAAGGAGTTCATCTACTGGACCGATGACGGCCAGGTGGCGGCGCTGCGCCACGAGAACTGGAAGATCACCTTCCTCAAGCAGGAGGCCGAGGGGTTGAAGGTGTGGCAGGAGCCGTTCACGGAGCTGCGCGCGCCGTTGGTCACCAACCTGAGGATGGATCCCTTCGAGCGCGCCGAGGAGGAGCACGCGATGGGGTACCAGCGGTGGTACATGGAGCACATGTTCGCCATCGCGCCTGCCGGTGCCTATGTCGGGGCGTGGCTCCAGAGCTTCAGGGAGTTCCCGCCGCGCCAGAAGCCGGGCAGCTTCACGCTGGAGCGGGCGATGGAAACGGTGATGAGCAACACGGCCAACTAG